Proteins co-encoded in one Quercus robur chromosome 8, dhQueRobu3.1, whole genome shotgun sequence genomic window:
- the LOC126696021 gene encoding NADH-ubiquinone oxidoreductase chain 5, whose translation MLIMVTSISSLVHLYSISYMSEDPHSPRFMCYLSILTFFMPMLVTGDISLQLFLGWEGVGLASYLLIHFGFTRLQADKAAIKAMPVNRVGDFGLAPGISGCFTLFQTVDFSTIFACASAPKNSWISCNMRLNAITLICILLLIGVVGKSAQIGSHTWSPDAIEGPTLVSASIHAATMVIAGVFMIARCSPLFEYPPTALIVITFESQPSFLGGEGVSLWGRSSSIHVFCGILSL comes from the coding sequence ATGTTAATTATGGTTACATCCATAAGTAGCTTGGTCCATCTTTATTCCATTTCATATATGTCCGAGGATCCGCATAGCCCTCGATTTATGTGTTATTTATCCATTCTTACTTTTTTTATGCCAATGTTGGTGACTGGAGATATCTCTCTTCAATTATTCCTGGGATGGGAAGGAGTAGGTCTTGCTTCATATTTGTTAATTCATTTCGGGTTTACACGACTTCAGGCAGATAAAGCAGCTATAAAAGCTATGCCTGTCAATCGAGTAGGTGATTTTGGATTAGCTCCTGGGATTTCGGGTTGTTTTACTCTCTTTCAAACAGTAGActtttcaaccatttttgcttGTGCTAGTGCCCCCAAAAATTCTTGGATTTCTTGCAATATGAGATTGAATGCCATAACTCTTATTTGTATTTTACTTCTTATTGGTGTTGTTGGGAAATCTGCACAGATAGGATCGCATACTTGGTCACCCGATGCTATAGAGGGTCCCACTCTAGTATCCGCTTCGATTCATGCAGCTACTATGGTAATAGCTGGCGTTTTCATGATAGCAAGGTGCTCCCCTTTATTTGAATACCCACCTACAGCTTTGATTGTTATTACTTTTGAGAGCCAACCTTCGTTTCTTGGTGGAGAAGGTGTTTCCTTGTGGGGAAGATCCTCATCAATACACGTATtttgcgggatcctttccttgtag